From Microlunatus capsulatus, a single genomic window includes:
- a CDS encoding SDR family oxidoreductase gives MRVVIAGGHGQIALLAARLLADAGHHPVGLIRDPAQAGDLTAAGAEPAVLDLEHSDVEAVAAALAGADAVVFAAGSGPGSGAARKLTVDRDGAVLLADAAERAGVRRYVMVSSMGADQFDAGSEDVFQVYQRAKSEADADLRRRDLDWTVVRPGGLTDDPPSGRVRVATETGRGTVPRADVAAVLAELLVTGAGVGAQFELVSGDTPVAEAVAGL, from the coding sequence ATGCGCGTCGTCATCGCCGGTGGTCACGGCCAGATCGCCCTGCTCGCCGCCCGGCTGCTGGCCGACGCCGGCCACCACCCCGTCGGGCTGATCCGCGACCCGGCCCAGGCCGGCGACCTGACGGCGGCGGGGGCGGAGCCGGCCGTCCTCGACCTCGAGCACAGCGACGTCGAGGCCGTCGCGGCCGCCCTGGCGGGGGCCGACGCCGTCGTCTTCGCGGCCGGCTCCGGCCCGGGCAGCGGCGCCGCCCGCAAGCTCACCGTCGACCGCGACGGCGCCGTCCTGCTGGCCGACGCCGCCGAGCGGGCCGGGGTGCGGCGCTACGTGATGGTCTCCTCGATGGGCGCCGACCAGTTCGACGCCGGCTCCGAGGACGTCTTCCAGGTCTACCAGCGCGCCAAGAGCGAGGCCGACGCCGACCTGCGCCGCCGCGACCTCGACTGGACCGTCGTCCGCCCGGGCGGGCTGACCGACGACCCGCCGAGCGGCCGGGTGCGGGTGGCGACCGAGACCGGCCGCGGCACCGTGCCGCGCGCGGACGTGGCCGCCGTCCTCGCCGAGCTGCTGGTCACCGGCGCCGGGGTCGGCGCGCAGTTCGAGCTGGTCAGCGGCGACACCCCGGTCGCGGAGGCCGTCGCCGGCCTCTGA
- a CDS encoding MBL fold metallo-hydrolase → MRIAHLGHAAVLVETAGARVLIDPGNLSSDWHGLTDLDAVLVTHGHPDHLDPERLPALLGANPSARVLLEPSVLQQVQSGDLPPLGEAAALAPEEQTAVGDLLITAVGGQHAVIHRDIPRIGNVGFVLRSEGEPTFFHPGDSYETAPGGVDIVAVPAYGPWGALKETVDWVRAVGALEGFPIHDELLNDRGRGLISGRVDAMTGTRVVDLRGGHVHEF, encoded by the coding sequence ATGCGCATCGCCCACCTCGGCCACGCCGCCGTCCTCGTCGAGACCGCCGGCGCCCGTGTCCTGATCGACCCCGGCAACCTCTCGTCCGACTGGCACGGCCTGACCGACCTGGACGCCGTCCTGGTCACCCACGGCCACCCGGACCACCTGGACCCCGAGCGGCTGCCCGCCCTGCTGGGCGCCAACCCCTCCGCCCGGGTGCTGCTGGAGCCGTCGGTCCTGCAGCAGGTGCAGTCCGGCGACCTGCCGCCGCTCGGCGAGGCGGCCGCGCTGGCGCCGGAGGAGCAGACGGCCGTCGGCGACCTGCTGATCACCGCCGTCGGCGGCCAGCACGCCGTCATCCACCGCGACATCCCGCGGATCGGCAACGTCGGGTTCGTGCTCCGGTCGGAGGGCGAGCCGACGTTCTTCCACCCCGGCGACTCCTACGAGACCGCCCCGGGCGGGGTCGACATCGTCGCCGTGCCCGCCTACGGGCCGTGGGGCGCGCTCAAGGAGACCGTCGACTGGGTGCGCGCCGTCGGCGCCCTCGAGGGCTTCCCCATCCACGACGAGCTGCTCAACGACCGGGGCCGCGGGCTGATCTCCGGCCGGGTCGACGCCATGACCGGCACGCGGGTCGTCGACCTGCGCGGCGGCCACGTCCACGAGTTCTGA
- a CDS encoding threonine aldolase family protein yields MIDLRSDTVTRPTPAMRAAMADAPVGDDVYGEDPTVLELERRTATLLGQEAGLYCATGSLANLLGVRMLVEPGQEVLCDVGAHVARAEMGAHAAVHGLTMRTWPSDHGRLEVERVAEVISPSAGPYLVSTAAVAVENTHNFGGGTVQPLEQLEAVGALCREHRLGYHLDGARLWNAHVATGVPLEVYGRLFDTVSVCFSKGLGAPVGSVLVGSAENIARARVQRKRLGGGWRQAGMLAAGALHALDHHVERLAEDHAAARTLAEAVAEHAPAAVDVDALETNIVVLSTGDRPAALVAAAAAEQGVLVSALGPRMVRVVTHLDVSAEECAAAGKVLGALLAG; encoded by the coding sequence GTGATCGACCTCCGCTCCGACACCGTCACCCGCCCGACCCCCGCCATGCGCGCCGCGATGGCGGACGCCCCCGTCGGCGACGACGTGTACGGGGAGGACCCGACGGTCCTCGAGCTGGAGCGGCGGACGGCGACCCTGCTGGGGCAGGAGGCCGGGCTCTACTGCGCGACCGGCTCGCTGGCGAACCTGCTGGGCGTCCGGATGCTCGTCGAGCCGGGCCAGGAGGTGCTCTGCGACGTCGGCGCGCACGTGGCCCGCGCCGAGATGGGCGCGCACGCCGCCGTCCACGGCCTGACCATGCGGACCTGGCCCTCCGACCACGGCCGGCTGGAGGTCGAGCGGGTGGCCGAGGTCATCTCCCCGTCCGCCGGCCCGTACCTCGTCTCCACCGCGGCCGTCGCCGTCGAGAACACGCACAACTTCGGCGGCGGCACCGTCCAGCCGCTGGAGCAGCTGGAGGCCGTCGGCGCCCTGTGCCGCGAGCACCGGCTCGGCTACCACCTCGACGGCGCCCGGCTCTGGAACGCGCACGTGGCCACCGGCGTCCCGCTGGAGGTCTACGGGCGGCTCTTCGACACCGTCAGCGTCTGCTTCTCCAAGGGCCTCGGCGCCCCGGTCGGCTCGGTGCTGGTCGGCAGCGCCGAGAACATCGCCCGCGCCCGGGTCCAGCGCAAGCGGCTGGGCGGCGGCTGGCGCCAGGCCGGGATGCTCGCGGCCGGCGCCCTGCACGCCCTCGACCACCACGTCGAGCGGCTGGCCGAGGACCACGCGGCCGCGCGCACGCTGGCCGAGGCCGTCGCCGAGCACGCCCCCGCCGCGGTCGACGTCGACGCCCTGGAGACCAACATCGTCGTGCTCTCGACGGGCGACCGTCCCGCCGCCCTGGTCGCCGCCGCGGCCGCCGAGCAGGGCGTGCTCGTCTCGGCGCTCGGACCGCGGATGGTGCGCGTCGTCACCCACCTCGACGTCAGCGCCGAGGAGTGCGCCGCCGCCGGGAAGGTGCTCGGCGCGCTGCTCGCGGGCTGA
- a CDS encoding class II 3-deoxy-7-phosphoheptulonate synthase, whose translation MLDASPVPSLDELHALNPLQQPTYADEGALADVIAKLRTLPPLVFAGECDDLRTKMASVAAGEAFLLQGGDCAETFEGVTADNIQNKLRTLLSMAVVLTYAAQVPIVKVGRMAGQYAKPRSSGTETRDGVSLPAYRGDAVNGFAFSPESREPDPQRLLGVYNASSATLNLTRAFVTGGFAHLRRVHSWNANFVLSSGAGVQYQNLADEIDRALAFMVACGIDDDAFRTVDFYSSHEALVMEYEHALTRIDSRTRQPYGTSGHFLWIGERTRQLDGAHVELMRHIRNPLGVKLGPTTTADTALELADRLDPDHEPGRITFITRMGAGKVREVLPEVVAKVTASGRQVAWVCDPMHGNTFEARNGYKTRAFSDVVEELNGFFDVHEELGTWPGGVHVELTGDDVTECVGGSDDLVEADLVNRYETLCDPRLNRNQSLELAFLVAERLTTGRIRRAKAVQAFPAVPV comes from the coding sequence ATGCTCGATGCGTCCCCGGTCCCCTCGCTGGACGAGCTGCATGCTCTGAACCCGCTCCAGCAGCCGACCTATGCCGACGAGGGCGCGCTCGCCGACGTCATCGCCAAGCTGCGCACGCTGCCCCCGCTGGTCTTCGCCGGCGAGTGCGACGACCTGCGCACCAAGATGGCCAGCGTCGCGGCGGGGGAGGCCTTCCTGCTGCAGGGCGGCGACTGCGCCGAGACCTTCGAGGGCGTGACGGCCGACAACATCCAGAACAAGCTGCGCACGCTGCTCTCCATGGCCGTCGTGCTGACCTACGCCGCGCAGGTGCCGATCGTCAAGGTCGGCCGGATGGCCGGCCAGTACGCCAAGCCGCGCAGCTCCGGCACCGAGACCCGCGACGGCGTCAGCCTGCCGGCCTACCGCGGTGACGCCGTCAACGGCTTCGCCTTCAGCCCCGAGTCGCGCGAGCCGGACCCGCAGCGGCTGCTCGGGGTCTACAACGCCTCCTCGGCGACGCTGAACCTCACCCGCGCCTTCGTCACCGGCGGCTTCGCCCACCTGCGCCGGGTGCACAGCTGGAACGCCAACTTCGTCCTCAGCTCCGGCGCGGGAGTCCAGTACCAGAACCTGGCCGACGAGATCGACCGCGCGCTGGCCTTCATGGTGGCCTGCGGCATCGACGACGACGCCTTCCGCACCGTCGACTTCTACTCCAGCCACGAGGCGCTGGTCATGGAGTACGAGCACGCGCTGACCCGGATCGACTCCCGCACCCGGCAGCCCTACGGCACCTCCGGCCACTTCCTGTGGATCGGGGAGCGCACCCGCCAGCTGGACGGCGCCCACGTCGAGCTGATGCGGCACATCCGCAACCCGCTGGGGGTCAAGCTCGGCCCGACGACGACGGCCGACACCGCGCTGGAGCTGGCCGACCGGCTCGACCCCGACCACGAGCCCGGCCGGATCACCTTCATCACCCGGATGGGTGCGGGCAAGGTGCGGGAGGTGCTGCCCGAGGTCGTCGCCAAGGTGACGGCCAGCGGTCGCCAGGTGGCCTGGGTCTGCGACCCGATGCACGGCAACACCTTCGAGGCCCGCAACGGCTACAAGACCCGGGCGTTCTCCGACGTCGTCGAGGAGCTCAACGGCTTCTTCGACGTCCACGAGGAGCTGGGCACCTGGCCGGGCGGCGTGCACGTCGAGCTCACCGGTGACGACGTCACCGAGTGCGTCGGCGGAAGCGACGACCTCGTCGAGGCCGACCTGGTGAACCGGTACGAGACGCTCTGCGACCCCCGGCTCAACCGCAACCAGTCCCTGGAGCTCGCGTTCCTGGTGGCCGAGCGGCTCACCACCGGCCGGATCCGCCGGGCCAAGGCCGTCCAGGCCTTCCCCGCCGTCCCGGTCTGA
- a CDS encoding DUF2087 domain-containing protein: MSDHLPAPSAALLCRAAQQLSTLADLQRTALLGAVLRLAGAGPGCAVTALADDLGTDLRTTTRHLAALEAAGLVAVQEHRVRPRLEALEETAAALLAALPVTALLAQEPSLDRLFRHGRLTGLPVLARVEERARLADLLVRLLPAGRPLAETEVNGVLATVADDVAAVRRFLVEECRLTRGAGRDYRRVDSGA; this comes from the coding sequence GTGAGCGACCACCTCCCCGCCCCGTCCGCCGCGCTCCTGTGCCGGGCCGCCCAGCAGCTGTCGACCCTGGCCGACCTCCAGCGCACCGCGCTGCTCGGCGCGGTGCTGCGGCTGGCCGGGGCCGGGCCGGGCTGCGCCGTGACAGCGCTGGCGGACGACCTGGGCACCGACCTGCGGACGACGACGCGGCACCTCGCGGCCCTGGAGGCGGCCGGGCTGGTGGCGGTGCAGGAGCACCGCGTGCGGCCCCGGCTGGAGGCGCTCGAGGAGACCGCGGCCGCCCTGCTGGCCGCGCTGCCCGTGACCGCCCTGCTGGCGCAGGAGCCCTCCCTGGACCGGCTGTTCCGGCACGGCCGGCTGACCGGGCTGCCGGTGCTGGCGCGGGTGGAGGAACGGGCCCGGCTGGCCGACCTGCTCGTCCGGCTGCTGCCCGCCGGCCGGCCGCTGGCCGAGACCGAGGTCAACGGCGTGCTGGCCACGGTGGCCGACGACGTGGCCGCCGTCCGCCGCTTCCTCGTCGAGGAGTGCCGGCTGACGCGCGGCGCCGGCCGGGACTACCGCCGCGTCGACAGCGGCGCCTAG